ttattgagcacctactaggtgtcGTGTTTTCTGTGCGTGCTTTCACACTCCCGGGGTCCTGTGATGTGAGTAGATGATGTTTTCCTCCACGTgacacaaatgaggaaactgagacccagagaagcaCACGGACACACAGAGGAACTGGACATGATTTGCCCTTGTGGTGGGGTAGGGCGAGGACTGAGATCAGCACCTCCAGGGGTTTAAAGGGTGAGAGACTTCAATACATATTACTGCATAGGGTAGccccttttcttcctttgctcaAAATGCCACATTCCAGTGAGGCTTTTTACAACGTccctatttaaaatttcaacaatCATCCCATATTCCATATTTCCATTCCCTGCTGTAATTTTCTCCATGTAATTGATCAGATTCtgatatttgctttctcttttagtTTCTGTCTCCCCTGACCAGAAGACatatttctgtctgttttgttctcttctgtATTCTCAGCATCTAGAACAGTAACTGCCATAAAATACTCAGTAATTATTTTTTAGTAACAAAATTAATCACTTTGTATAAAGTGTCAAGCGCTGTATAAATGATAGCTGTTGTCTCCCCAAGACAGAGTTTCTTTCAGGCTCTCATCACCCATCCCCATCACACCATTGTACCTGAGTCTCTCCCAAGACAGGAGTTTCTGAAGGCCAAGAACAGAGAGGTCTTAATAGTGAGCATTCCTAGGACAACCTCCCTGGGACAGGAGAGCAAGAACCTAATGGGAAGAGGCTGCAGGTGGCAGAGCTTGTGGTCAGGGAGGCAGTCAGTCTCATATCTTCCCCTCCCAGTGCATTCCCTGGAAGAAGAACGCCTGCTGCTCTGCAGATGTCAGCCAAGAGCTGCACAGGGACACCTCCTCCCTGTATAACTTTACCTGGGACCACTGTGGCAAGATGGAGCCCGCCTGCAAGCGCCACTTCATTCAGGACAACTGTCTGTATGAGTGCTCACCCAACCTGGGGCCCTGGATCCAGGAGGTACTGGTGTCTCCCTCACCCCGCCCCAACAGACGGTCCCTCAACTCAGCCAAGGCTGTTCCTACCAACATCCATAGCTGACAACACCCCCCAACacttctcccaccccccaccccacaaggTGAACCAGAGTTGGCGCAAAGAACGGTTCCTGAATGTGCCCCTGTGCAAAGAGGACTGTCAGAGCTGGTGGGAAGACTGCCGTACCTCCCACACCTGCAAGACTAACTGGCAAAAGGGTTGGGACTGGACCTCAGGTGAGGGCCTGCGGGTGGGAAGATGGAAGTGGGGGGGTAGAGAAAGGGGGTTTGAGGATTTGGGATCGAGCAAGGATTTCTAAGGGTGGCCAGAAGTGAGCTTTGAGCAGGGGCTGAATGTCCGTGCCCACCCTCTCCCCCCCTGTAGGATCTAATAAGTGTCCAGCTGGGACCACCTGCAACACATTTCAGTTCTACTTCCCCACGCCTGCAGCCCTGTGTGAGGGCCTCTGGAATCACTCCTACAAGCTCAGCAACTATGGCCGGGGCAGTGGCCGCTGCATCCAGATGTGGTTCGACCCCACCCAGGGCAACCCCAATGAGGAGGTGGCGAGGTTCTATGCCTTGGCCATGGGTGCTGGGGCCATGCCTCAGGGTATTActcctctcctgctctccctggCCCTGATGCTGCCACTCTGGCTCCACGATTGAGTCCAGCCATCCCCAGAGAGTCCCCAGGTTTGATGACCAGGCTGGGCTCAGCTCAGCTCCCACAAATGAGGGAGCCGTACGCATGCCTCCATCCATCACCCATCCCTCTGTCATCCAGTTCCTGCTCCATGGTGGGGTTTCTCTGACAGCCAGTTCTAATAAATAGACCAACACATCCATATCTGATGAATTATTTTGGTTGTGAGTTTGTGGGTGGTAGAGGGCAGATTCCATAGTTTTTGGATTCCTTCAGTTTAGAGAAATgagacatgggtttgaattccagctttgGTACTCACTATGTGAAAGTCAAACAGTTGCTTGACTGCTCTAAACCATAGTTTCCTcttcaataaaatgaagataataatcaTTTCTTCTCTCATGGGTGAGGAATGTTGCCTAGAAAGCACGTGTGCCCAGTGCCAGCACATTAATAGTCTTCAGGGATCCTGTTGCCCTTGTGGCCCCAAAGGAGAGCACTAAGTCCAGGACTTCATTATTTTTACTGGGCCCCAAATACCCTTCCTTTACCCCAGGATTTGtctgcctggctctgctgctctgGGAAAGCTGGGGATGGGAGTCCAGGGAAGGCTCCAGATTcccggggtgggggcggtgaAAACAAATTCACCCCAGACGTGAATGGGAGGGACAGAGTTGGGGCTTGGGAAcctcagaggaggaagagagccGACTGAGGGAAGGCAGTCTGTGAGGTTCCTGGGGAGGAAATACTCCGGAGCTTTGCACTGGTTCAGCCCTGCGGTGGCCTGGAGGCGTGGCGGGAAGAGGGGTGGAAACTCTTAGGGGCTTCCCAGGGGCAGGAACTTCTCCGGCACCTTTGTCTCCTCCAGGGTTGGTAGATATGCCTCTCCGCTTAGAGGATTGCTCTGTCGTCGCACAGCCCCCAAGAACTGGGCCTGAGTTTATCCCAGGGTCTCTtgcttcccctttccccctggGGAAGCCTTCGCCTCCACATCCCAATCGCAGTTATTCTCAGAGAGGCGCAGGTACCTGTGTGAGAGCTCCGCTTGGAGTTGGTGGTGTCATCAAGCTGGGACAAGAGCCCAGGAATGAACCCTCATAGTCCAGGTCTCTTCCGCTGCCTCATACCAAGAGGTGACTGATGGGGGAAGCTGGCCACAGATTGGAGGACGAGTTACTGGGTTGCTGGAGGGGTCTTGAGACACTGTTTAGCGTGTGGGTGGGTCTCAGTCACTACATTAGTCTGGAAGGCCCCACGGACCCCCCCCCATCCACGTCCGGGGCTTTG
The genomic region above belongs to Hippopotamus amphibius kiboko isolate mHipAmp2 chromosome 9, mHipAmp2.hap2, whole genome shotgun sequence and contains:
- the LOC130859939 gene encoding folate receptor beta-like; translated protein: MPWKLTRLLLFLACMAYKCSARARTDLLNVCMDAKHHKVKPGPEDKLHDQCIPWKKNACCSADVSQELHRDTSSLYNFTWDHCGKMEPACKRHFIQDNCLYECSPNLGPWIQEVNQSWRKERFLNVPLCKEDCQSWWEDCRTSHTCKTNWQKGWDWTSGSNKCPAGTTCNTFQFYFPTPAALCEGLWNHSYKLSNYGRGSGRCIQMWFDPTQGNPNEEVARFYALAMGAGAMPQGITPLLLSLALMLPLWLHD